The Opitutaceae bacterium genome has a window encoding:
- a CDS encoding LacI family DNA-binding transcriptional regulator, translating into MSTIAREAGVTASTVSRALRGDPRISERTRTKIKNLAERLRYKPNPLVSALMTQLRDGRPPAAKGNLVWLDYLADPMAWEKNPVQRAFYLGAQRRASALGHSLTRIPVMGRSADRLTRCLRNRGVSGVLLPYFPTAQGVASKLPIDLRRFTCVSVGTRYEQPLLHYSSDDQYESCRLAVQQLWNLGYRYIGYVGDPRVERIVNGRFFAGYHATLFSQFETQAPPPFIDLDEPKVVEWVRRFGIEAIVTANPRIYGILVSSGYQIPRDLGFAHLNIDDAHGIAGLPAGMIAGVRQDNEGVGANAVDLLVSLLYHNELGLPESARGMQVQSMWIKGASVRMLPAFR; encoded by the coding sequence ATGTCCACGATCGCGAGGGAAGCAGGCGTGACGGCAAGCACCGTGTCCCGAGCCTTGCGCGGCGACCCGCGTATCAGTGAAAGGACACGCACCAAAATCAAGAACCTCGCGGAAAGGTTGAGGTATAAGCCCAATCCGCTTGTGTCCGCCCTCATGACGCAGCTCAGGGACGGGCGACCACCGGCGGCGAAGGGAAACCTCGTGTGGCTCGATTACCTCGCCGACCCCATGGCATGGGAGAAAAACCCCGTTCAGCGGGCATTCTACTTGGGAGCACAACGGCGCGCGAGCGCCCTCGGGCATAGCTTAACCAGAATTCCCGTGATGGGTAGATCCGCGGACCGCCTGACGCGTTGCCTGAGAAACAGAGGTGTATCCGGCGTGCTTCTTCCTTACTTCCCGACCGCACAAGGTGTCGCATCGAAGCTACCAATTGATCTGCGGAGATTCACGTGCGTGTCCGTGGGGACACGATATGAACAGCCGCTGCTCCACTATTCAAGCGATGACCAATACGAGAGTTGCCGACTCGCGGTCCAGCAACTTTGGAATCTTGGTTACAGATATATAGGGTATGTCGGCGATCCCAGGGTCGAACGCATTGTGAACGGTCGCTTTTTTGCGGGATATCACGCCACGCTGTTTTCCCAATTCGAAACGCAGGCACCTCCACCGTTCATCGACCTGGACGAGCCTAAAGTAGTCGAGTGGGTGAGACGCTTCGGCATCGAGGCGATCGTGACTGCAAATCCCCGAATCTATGGAATACTGGTCTCGAGCGGGTATCAAATCCCACGGGACCTTGGGTTCGCTCACCTCAACATCGATGACGCCCACGGCATTGCGGGGCTCCCAGCTGGAATGATCGCGGGTGTGCGGCAGGACAACGAGGGAGTGGGCGCCAATGCCGTCGACTTGCTCGTCAGCCTGCTATACCACAACGAACTGGGCCTCCCCGAAAGCGCAAGGGGGATGCAAGTGCAAAGCATGTGGATCAAAGGCGCATCCGTCAGGATGCTTCCCGCGTTTCGTTAG
- a CDS encoding Gfo/Idh/MocA family oxidoreductase encodes MATGLQKAGARILAVYDDNPNRAASLARFYPGARVAASFDGILEDGEIELVVTAAIPARRADLMVAAVKRGKHVLCTKPLCTDLIHLGRIEEAVRQYHGRIFVFYAESLLFPAMTRALELVGKGAIGEVRLLQGSSPHKLRRTDRPPWFFDPRLSGGILCDIGSHQADQFLRFTRARDVRVVHARSGGPGKSECEGWENWGAMTLEADNGAVGHFRVDWLYPEHGEMWGDPRVSVVGTQGTIEVRNLFSRHGKPGGNTLVVLSEQGICQEECEPGCVQFFEQVVADLAAGTESAITFEHVIRTSRISLEAQEIAKRRRA; translated from the coding sequence ATGGCGACCGGTCTTCAGAAGGCGGGCGCCCGCATACTCGCGGTCTACGACGACAATCCGAACCGAGCTGCCTCCCTGGCGCGCTTCTATCCGGGAGCCCGGGTTGCCGCGTCGTTTGACGGGATCCTTGAGGATGGAGAGATCGAGCTTGTAGTTACAGCGGCGATACCGGCCCGTCGCGCCGACCTGATGGTCGCGGCCGTCAAGCGGGGAAAGCACGTCCTTTGCACGAAGCCTCTCTGCACGGATTTGATTCATCTGGGCCGGATCGAGGAAGCGGTGAGGCAGTATCACGGCCGCATCTTCGTCTTCTATGCGGAAAGCCTGCTGTTCCCTGCCATGACGCGGGCGCTTGAGTTGGTGGGAAAGGGCGCAATCGGCGAGGTCAGGCTTCTCCAGGGATCCTCACCGCACAAGTTGAGGCGAACCGACCGGCCTCCGTGGTTTTTCGACCCGCGGCTTTCCGGCGGAATCCTTTGCGACATCGGCTCCCACCAGGCCGATCAGTTCCTGCGATTCACCCGAGCGAGAGATGTGCGTGTGGTTCACGCGAGGAGCGGAGGTCCTGGAAAGTCCGAATGTGAAGGCTGGGAGAACTGGGGTGCGATGACGCTAGAGGCCGACAATGGCGCCGTGGGGCATTTCAGGGTGGACTGGCTCTACCCCGAGCATGGGGAAATGTGGGGGGACCCACGCGTGTCGGTTGTGGGGACCCAAGGCACCATCGAGGTGAGGAATCTGTTCAGCCGCCATGGCAAGCCGGGAGGAAACACGCTTGTCGTATTGAGCGAGCAAGGCATTTGCCAGGAGGAATGCGAGCCTGGCTGCGTCCAATTTTTTGAACAGGTAGTGGCCGATCTCGCCGCGGGAACCGAGAGCGCCATAACATTTGAGCATGTAATCCGGACGAGTCGGATCAGTCTTGAGGCGCAGGAAATTGCCAAAAGGAGGAGGGCGTGA
- a CDS encoding Gfo/Idh/MocA family oxidoreductase — MNAQAPTRAIKVALVGASGYGNLYLQRLCDRRMMGEAKLVAAVDIRPPHETSLELLKANGSLLLSSLEHCFDFGQIDLVVLANPIHLHARDSILALWHGAHVLCEKPAAGSSVDFNAMVDASREVGRWISVGFQWSFSQAMSRCRAFLATRRMGRPLFGRARVYWPRPVSYYTRNSWAGRLRSADGRQVNDSPVSNATAHYLQALFSLVSAATLQPVEVDTVAAMLWRAFDIETFDSTAASITTKDGVRITFCTTHASECEVGPDLELCFENGVLKYTKGEGLQALCDGECLVFGDPEYEDPMQKLHHCLEAVSAGTLPLSPIDETRAHVEVVERLSSLPVEMWPQSNIAVREVPGCGKFLTARGMEETLDEVFESSFRL, encoded by the coding sequence GTGAACGCCCAAGCACCCACCCGTGCGATCAAGGTGGCCCTTGTGGGAGCCAGCGGCTACGGGAACCTGTACCTGCAACGGCTCTGCGACCGACGCATGATGGGTGAAGCGAAGCTTGTCGCGGCGGTAGACATCCGGCCCCCGCACGAGACATCGCTAGAACTTCTCAAGGCAAACGGGTCCCTGTTGCTTTCATCTCTCGAACACTGCTTTGATTTTGGGCAGATCGACCTTGTTGTATTGGCAAACCCAATACACCTGCATGCCCGTGACTCCATCCTTGCTCTTTGGCATGGCGCACATGTGCTCTGCGAAAAGCCGGCCGCTGGGAGCTCCGTTGATTTCAACGCAATGGTCGATGCATCGCGGGAGGTCGGGAGGTGGATATCCGTGGGGTTCCAATGGTCGTTCTCGCAGGCGATGAGCCGCTGTCGCGCCTTCCTCGCCACGCGTCGGATGGGCCGCCCGCTGTTCGGGCGCGCCCGAGTATACTGGCCGAGGCCCGTATCGTATTATACTCGAAACAGCTGGGCGGGGAGGCTCAGATCAGCAGATGGCAGGCAGGTCAACGACAGCCCTGTGAGCAACGCCACCGCGCATTATCTGCAGGCTTTGTTCTCGCTTGTATCCGCTGCAACGCTGCAACCTGTCGAAGTTGACACAGTCGCAGCCATGCTTTGGCGAGCGTTCGACATCGAGACATTCGATTCTACGGCCGCCTCCATCACGACGAAAGATGGGGTGCGCATTACCTTCTGCACCACGCATGCGTCGGAGTGCGAAGTGGGTCCGGATCTCGAGCTATGTTTCGAAAACGGTGTTCTCAAGTATACAAAGGGCGAAGGCTTGCAGGCCTTGTGCGACGGCGAGTGCCTGGTCTTTGGCGATCCCGAATACGAGGATCCAATGCAGAAACTTCACCATTGCCTCGAGGCGGTCAGTGCAGGAACCCTTCCACTATCCCCCATTGATGAAACAAGGGCACACGTCGAGGTGGTTGAGAGACTCTCTTCCCTGCCCGTGGAGATGTGGCCTCAGTCCAACATCGCCGTGCGGGAGGTTCCGGGTTGCGGGAAGTTTCTCACGGCGCGCGGAATGGAGGAGACCCTCGATGAAGTCTTTGAGAGTTCCTTTCGCCTATGA